TATTTAAAGTGGTATCTACAAATCCAAAAGAGCATATAGTTGAAATTGAAGATGTTTTTGAAAATAAAAGGTATACTGTTATGGATGTCATGATGAGCAAAACAGTTGATGTTGGATATTTATTCACTTCAAGATATGTTCCATTTGAGAATTATGGCATTATACTGGTGTGTGGATACGCATTTAGTCCAAAATCTGAAACTATTCTCCTTAAAAAATTTAAAAAACTCATGAAAAAATTAAATTATGGGGATGAAGAAACAAAAAAATTTATTGCATTGCATAAACTCGGAAAAAGATATGGTGATTTGATGACTGCATTGTGGTGATGATGATGAGTTTAAAGAGAGAAATGGCAGTATCTTTATCATTCATCTTCTTTGGGGCATCGATAATTTATTCATTGTATCACATGGAAGTTGTTAGCGGGGTTAATGATATTTACACCCACACATACATCATCCCAAACTTGGTAACTGCAGTGTTATTTGATTGGAGGGCATTCGATACACTTGGAGAGGCATTAATATTAGTTACCTCAGTTCTCGTTACTGGAATGGTATTTGGGAAGGGGTTGTATAACTACAAGTTTTTAAAGGATGTTTACCATGCCCCAGAAAGTGATGATTATTTAACTTTAAGTAAATGGGAAGAATTCACCCCAATAATTAAAACTTTAGCATTACCTATGAGCATATTTTTAATGGCACTTGGAATTATCATTATATTGGGTGGACATATAACACCAGGAGGAGGTTTCCAAGGAGGAGCTTTGATAGCAGCGGCATATATATTAAGTATTGTCTCATTTGGTTCAAAAAGCCCATTGTGGTTTAAACATAAGTTCCTTGAAAAACTTGAAACCTTTGGGGCTTTGATGTTTATGATATTTGGTTTGATAGGGATGGTTGTTAGTGGATACTACCTATTTAATTTCAACGAGTTGTTTGGATTTGCAGTATTTCCATCACCAATTGAGTTAAAGAATGCTGGGATAATCCCCTATCTAAACATAAGTGTTGGTTTAAAGGTTCTTGCTGGTTTGTCAACATTAACTTTCCTTTTAACATGTGAAAAAGTGATTATTGAGAAAATTATGGATAAATAAGAAAAAACATAAAAAAATAGTGTTAGAATGGATGCTAACTTTATAGTCTCGGACATTAATAAGTGGAAATTATAGTTGTGTGCGTTAGAGATATTTGGCAAAATCCAAAGGATTTTGCCGTATAATTTGAAAAGAAACCTTTAAAAAAGGTTTCATCCAAATTGGATGCACTACCTCGCTTCGCTCGGTAGTGCCTCTTAGATATGTTATAGCTATGTGTTATAATTTGAAATATTAATTTGGAAATATGCTGTTGGTGAATTTTTAATGATTGTAAGCCATTTCAAATTTTAAGGAAGAATTATTACTATTTGAAATTCATTAATGTATAAATATAAACGGCAAAACCCATAAGTTTTGCCGTATATTAATTCCGCACACAACTATATATTGTTTGGAAAATTATAGTATCTTTATATTCAAAACCAAAATTTTTCGGCAAAACAAAGTTTTGCTGTATTTACGTTAGGTTTGATTTCATCAGGGAAATAGGATATCTCGTTTCACTCGATATCCTTTTATTGATTATATAGAGAACAATTTCTGTGGGTGTTAAAATGGATATTGGTTTATATTTTGCACCAATCGTTGGATTTTTAATTGGAATGGTTCTTGGAACTAAGTTTAGAGAAAAAATAAAGGTAATTTCATTTTATTTAATTGTTGGAGCAATAATAGCGTATTTTTTAAAGCCACTTCCCTATTATAACTTCCCAGTGCCATTGTCCTTAACTTACTTTTTGTCAGTTCTTGGAATAATTGTAGGAAATCTCTTATTCGGAGGAAAGTGGGTAGAATAAAATTTTGGTGATATGGATGATAATAACCATCTTAGAAAAATGCAGACCCGAGGAAAAATGTGAAACATGCCCATTTAAAACAAAATCAAAGTGTATGGAAGTTTGCCCCACAGATGCTATAATGCTATTAGACAATAAAGCATTTTCATGCATAACTTGTGGAACTTGTGCAAGAGAATGCCCCAACAATGCCATAAGGAAGAATGAGTTTGGTGGCTACTACGTTGATAGAAAGAGATGCACTGGTTGTGGGATTTGTGCAAATGTCTGTCCAATTGGCATTATAAAAATGGTGGAAAAAGAGGGGAAAAGGTTTCCAATGGGCATTTGTATAATGTGCGATTTGTGTGTTGAAGCATGTCCATACAACGCAAGGGTTTCTGGAGTTGAGTGTATTGATTTAAAAAGAACTGCTTATGCTGAGAAGTATGCAACAAAAATTTTCAATATTATAAAAATGATAAAAAAAGAAGAAATTGAAGAAATTGAGGAGGAAAGCAAAAAAACAAAAAATAACAAAATTAGAGTTTCAATCAAAATTGATAAAGAAAAATGCGTTGGTTGTGGAAAATGCTCCTACCTCTGCCCAAGAGAGACCATAATCCCAAACAAAGACGTTGATGCATGCACATCTTGCAATATCTGCGGGGATGTTTGTCCAAACGATGCCATAGAAAATGGAACAATTAAAGAGGATGGAAATTGTGTTTTATGCCTTAGGTGTGTAAACTCCTGCCCAAAGAATGCTTTAAAAGTTGAGAATTTCAAAGTTGTTAAAATAAAGGAAGATAAAAGGATAATTAATGGCAAAACCAAAGGTTTTGCCGTATATTCGCTCAGGCATTGTATAAATTGTGGTCTCTGCGTTGATAACTGTCCATCAGGGGCATTGAAGAAAGAGGATGACAAGATTTTGTATGATGCTTCAATCTGCTGGAAGTGCAATAAATGTGTTGATGTTTGCCCACAGAAGGTTAGGGTCAATAAAGGGGATTATATTTCAGGAGGATGCTCTCTTTGTGGAATTTGTGTAGAAATGTGTCCAAAAAATGCAATAAGTATTGAGAAAATTGGGTGGAAAAATATTAGAGATGAGAATTGCATAACCTGCGGAACATGTGCAAATGTCTGCCCAAACGATGCCGTAACAATCAAAATAAATAGTAAAGAAATCATCTTCAACAACAACTGCGTGATGTGTGAAACTTGCTCCATTCACTGCCCAAGAGATGTGATACCAAACACTACAGGATACAAAAAGGTAGTTGACAGAGAGAATTCATTCATTAGGACGGATTTCGCGTTCTGCACAAGATGTGGTTTATGCACAAAGATCTGTCCAAATGACGCTATTAAAGATGGGGAGATTGATATTGAGAAATGTGAATTCTGCTCCGCCTGTGTGAACATTTGTCCAACTCATGCAATTTATATTTATAGAACCTGGAAAAATAAGGAAATCTAAATTAATTATTTCATTTATTTAAAATTGCTTCTTGGGGGTATTTATGGAGGAAAAAATGCTAAAAAATTTAGCAAAAATTTTCATCACCGGAATATACGAGAATCTTGAAAGGATTTTGTTTGGTAAGGATAGATACACATCAATAGAGATGAGAAATAAGATATTGGAAGGCATTGAATTGCCAAGAATGGTTTTTGAGGAGTTATGCATTGGCTGTGGAGGTTGTGCAAACGCATGCCCAACAAATGCCATAGAGATGGTCCCAATTGAACCTGTTAAGATAACTGAATACTACACAAAAGATAAAATCCCAAAAATAGATGCTGAAAAATGCGTCTATTGTTTATATTGCCATGATTTTTGTCCAGTATTTGCAGTGTTTAATGAAATCTCCCCGATACATCCAAGACATGTAGGTGATGAGTGCATTAAAGTTGATTTATCTCAAGTTCTTAAAAAGCCAGTTGAGATTCGTGAAGAGCAAATTAAAAAAATTGCAAAGATACTCTCTATAAATTTAAGACATATCCTTACAAAATAGGGAAATTATGACACTCTTGGATATTTGCAATGAGATTATTGAGGGAGAGGATGGGAAAGTTAAGGACTTTGCTCATACTATAAAATTAACTTATTTGAGTGAATTTGAAAGATTTGAAAAAGAAGATATGAAAGTAAAACTAAGAAAGCTAAATATAGCTGAAGAAGATGGATTGCTGTTTTATGGAAAGGATTATCTCATATTTAAATCCATCTATTACTTTAATGAAGTTCCAGTTTTTAGAAAAGAGGAAGATGCAATTATATTTTTGAATAAAATAGGTATAGAGCCAAATAGAACATTGAAATCATTAAGTTTTGAGGAAAAGAGAAAATTGGGAAATGAATTTTTAAACAAAGCGTTAATATGTGTTCCTAAAGAATATTCAAAATACCTCCCCTACATAATTTTTGGGAAAGAATATTATTTTAAGGGTATTGAGTTGAAGGAATACGTTTCTTCTTTAAATGGACTTTATAAGATTGGAAAACGGAAGAAAGTTAGAGATTTAATTGTTAATATGGAAATTCCTGATGAAGATGACGTTAAAAAATATAAAAAGAAAATTGCAAAAAGGATAAACAAGTTTAAAAAGAAATTGAATGATGAATATGAAATAAATTATTTTAATTTGAAATTTAAAGGTAAAAAATTTAAATGCCAATACATTTATATAAAACCATCCCTTTGGGATCATGTAAAAAGTTTCTTTGGGGAAGGTATTGAATTGAAGTATTATCCTACTTTGATTAATGTTGCCTATTCATCGGAGAAAATTGATTTTTTAAAACCATTGTTTATTTTTGTTGATAAAAAAGATGTAGCTGTTTATGCAAAGGTTCCTAAGTTGGTTTATTTGAAAAATAACCTATCTTTAAATCATTTAAATTTGGAGGGGAAATATATTTTCTATGGAAATTGGAGTGATGAAGAGTTTTATAAATTTCTAAAAATTTAAAGGGCATAATATGAGAATAAGCAAAATTAAAATATTTATATTTGTATTAATTTTTGTGAAATTGATTGAAGTTGATGCTTATTATTTTGACTACATTAAGGTAAATGAAAAGCAAAATGTTTCTGTGGAATTTGAATGTGATAAAATTGGCAATTACACTTACAAACTTCATTTTATCCATTATGGGAATATAAAAGAGAATATGCAAATAAATATTTATTTAAATGGAAATTTGGTTTATAAGATTGGTGATTCTAATGATGCCTCTCCTGCACACGAGAAAAATGTCACTGTTGATATAACAGACTATTTAAAAGATGGAGAAAATGTTTTAAGGGTCGAAGGGATTAGTATTAAGGGGAATGAAACTTATCATCCTTATTA
The sequence above is a segment of the Methanotorris igneus Kol 5 genome. Coding sequences within it:
- a CDS encoding Na(+)/H(+) antiporter subunit B; this encodes MSLKREMAVSLSFIFFGASIIYSLYHMEVVSGVNDIYTHTYIIPNLVTAVLFDWRAFDTLGEALILVTSVLVTGMVFGKGLYNYKFLKDVYHAPESDDYLTLSKWEEFTPIIKTLALPMSIFLMALGIIIILGGHITPGGGFQGGALIAAAYILSIVSFGSKSPLWFKHKFLEKLETFGALMFMIFGLIGMVVSGYYLFNFNELFGFAVFPSPIELKNAGIIPYLNISVGLKVLAGLSTLTFLLTCEKVIIEKIMDK
- a CDS encoding 4Fe-4S binding protein, whose amino-acid sequence is MIITILEKCRPEEKCETCPFKTKSKCMEVCPTDAIMLLDNKAFSCITCGTCARECPNNAIRKNEFGGYYVDRKRCTGCGICANVCPIGIIKMVEKEGKRFPMGICIMCDLCVEACPYNARVSGVECIDLKRTAYAEKYATKIFNIIKMIKKEEIEEIEEESKKTKNNKIRVSIKIDKEKCVGCGKCSYLCPRETIIPNKDVDACTSCNICGDVCPNDAIENGTIKEDGNCVLCLRCVNSCPKNALKVENFKVVKIKEDKRIINGKTKGFAVYSLRHCINCGLCVDNCPSGALKKEDDKILYDASICWKCNKCVDVCPQKVRVNKGDYISGGCSLCGICVEMCPKNAISIEKIGWKNIRDENCITCGTCANVCPNDAVTIKINSKEIIFNNNCVMCETCSIHCPRDVIPNTTGYKKVVDRENSFIRTDFAFCTRCGLCTKICPNDAIKDGEIDIEKCEFCSACVNICPTHAIYIYRTWKNKEI
- a CDS encoding 4Fe-4S binding protein, with amino-acid sequence MEEKMLKNLAKIFITGIYENLERILFGKDRYTSIEMRNKILEGIELPRMVFEELCIGCGGCANACPTNAIEMVPIEPVKITEYYTKDKIPKIDAEKCVYCLYCHDFCPVFAVFNEISPIHPRHVGDECIKVDLSQVLKKPVEIREEQIKKIAKILSINLRHILTK